From the genome of Acidobacteriota bacterium, one region includes:
- a CDS encoding LysM peptidoglycan-binding domain-containing protein, translated as MSLTDKYSSVYNLAQQLGCDPLSATEDGGKLVLKANAPHQYAANQLWDAIKEIDPNLNHGDLVFDWSVARDDIFGEYTVKSGDTLSGIAKKVTGNKLSYQQIFEANRHILNDPNKIQVGQKLTIPKH; from the coding sequence ATGTCACTCACCGACAAATACAGCAGTGTGTACAATCTGGCCCAACAACTTGGATGCGACCCGCTGAGCGCGACTGAAGACGGCGGCAAACTGGTTCTCAAGGCCAATGCTCCGCATCAATATGCGGCCAACCAGCTCTGGGACGCAATCAAAGAAATTGATCCCAACCTGAATCACGGTGACCTGGTGTTTGACTGGTCGGTTGCCCGCGATGACATTTTTGGTGAATACACAGTCAAATCAGGCGATACGCTCTCTGGCATTGCCAAAAAAGTGACCGGAAACAAGCTCTCCTACCAGCAGATTTTTGAAGCCAATCGCCATATCCTCAATGATCCAAATAAGATCCAGGTTGGACAAAAATTGACGATTCCCAAGCACTGA